The sequence below is a genomic window from Synechococcus sp. PCC 7335.
CGTAAACTGCCGTATCTCCGATATCATTCGCTCGCGCCTGCAGCACCTGTGCATAACCCAGATTGACCAATGCATTTGCGGTTCCGATCTGATCGCCTCTTTGCCTAGCTAGAATCAACGCTCTCTGACTGATTTCTACACCTTGTTCATAGTCTTTCTCTAATACTGCGTTTCGCGCTAGGTGGCAAAGATCTGCCGTCTCACAAGCTAAATCTTCGGCTGATCTAGCAATCTTCAAAGCTTGCTCGTAGAACGCCTTTGCTTCACTAGCTCGGCCTAGCATCTGTTTTGAATACCCCAACAATGTCAGAATTCTTGCCTTTTCCTGGGTCCCCTCTACCTGGGTGAGCGGCTCACTAAAATAGTCAAGCGTATCTTGTAGATAGTCTCCTGAAAAAGATGCAAATACACCACCGTATAGGGGAAAATCGTCTCGCTGAGAAAATGTTCTTAAGATCTGTAGCATTAGTTGAAAGCAGCCATCGCCTAGCGTTCGGTAAGACGAACTACCTGCAGTGATGAATCCCTGAGATAATCGTCCCCAAATTGCGGCAAAGATTAGAGAAGTACTGTAAGAGAGCTGCTTTCCGGCCTTAGCACTGTAGGGCTGTTTGTCAAACCAGACGATCAAACTGCGCTGCAAGAAGTGTAAGGTTACAGCTAGATCTATCCAGCTCGCCACATCTACTGCCGTGCGAGTGATTGCTTCTACAGGTTCGTTTTTTGCTAGCGCTGTAAATAACAAGCTTGGCAATCCAGTGGAGGCCTTTTGCCAAACTACCCAAGGTCCGCCTTGAGCGCGTTCCCCAAATCCAATCGGCTGACCCGCAGACGTATACAACCAGCTAACCAGTTCTGGCTCTATCCGTTCGTAGTTTGCTAGTCCAGATAGGATTCCTCGCTGCCAAGGGGCTAGCTCATCTTCTGATAGGCTTTTAGCTAACTGTTTGAGCTGCTTGCGATTAAGATTATTAGGCTGATTAGGGTCGATGAAACTTAGGAAGATATTAGGCCGCTCGGCGGCTTCTGCCTGACGGAGCTGGTCTGCTGCGATCACGATTCCACTAGCCGCCTGACGGTCTTTTTGGCCTTTTTGCCACTCGCTTTCAATCGTCTTTAGCGCTCGTAAAATGCGCGCCGCTTTGAGCGAACCTTCTAGCTGAGCTTCGATTTCGGTGATACGAGTGCCAAGCGATCGCTCAAAAATCTCACCTGTACCCGTTTCTACCGCAGCCTCTAACTGCGATCGCACTTGCTCTTTTGAGCGCACATTTCCTTTTAGCGTCTGCTCTACGATCCTATCAATCAGAGCTAGGTACTGCTCTACCAAAGATCCGCTCACCCTAACCTTCCTACTAAAACCGCTTTAGCTAAGCTACCTATCAAAGTAGCTTGACCTAATTGTAAACGCCCTTCTTGAAGCTATACAGCTTAAAAAGCTAATCCAAAAACCGATAGCCATTTTCTCTTTGAAGTCGTGATTACCCTATGCTAGTTCTTATCAGCACCGAGTCAGCACCGAGGTAGGATAGTGAGCCGCCCAAGCAATTCTCAAACTAGCTTGCTTACCTCAGCAACAATACTGCATTGTTATCTATAAACTTTTCCTTACCATCTTCTCCAACAGCATTGAACCGTCGAAAATATCTCTGCACCTTCTCTGGTAGTTTTTTGTAGTCGAACCACGCATCTCCTGCTGCGACGGTTGCCCAAAAATCTTTGACATAGGGCGCATAGCTTTCTGCCTGTTCTGGCGATAGGGAAAGCGGTGGGTCAGTCATCAGGCGTAGAATGAAGGGAAAAGAGCGATCGCCCATCCACTGCTTGGAAGTTTGTTGCAATGTTGGCCAATCGGCGAGAGATTCTACTCGCCTGGTTTCTATGTTTACCTGCCGCAGCCCCTGTGCGTTTGTTGAAACAGACATCAATCGATATGGATGGGGATAGCTAACCAACGAACCTGTCGTAATTGCGTAGAAATTACCTGATTTAGCAATGTCTTGTACGTGCAGATGTCCGGTGAATGCAAGTGGTACTTTTGCTGCTTGAAGTCTTGAAACTAGCTTAGGTGCATTTTTGATCATGTAGCGTTGACCCAGCTTTGATTTTGCTTGATTGGGTAGATGCTCCAACACGTTGTGATGGACCATCACCATCACAAACTTACCAGCAAGTTTTTTTAGTTGGGCATCTAGCCATGAAAACTGTTCTTCATCAATAAAACCTGTGCCGATTTGCTCTCCTGACTCATCAAAAGTATTGGAATTCAATCCAATTAGATGAACACCTGGCAAAATTTCTTGTTGATAGTAAAGCTGCTTGCTATCCGTGTAGCCGAACTGTCGATAGATTTGCGGAAAATCAGTCAACGCAACTCTAGAAATAGTTTGATTATTGTTAGCTAGAGTTCGCTCTTTTCTAGGCACATCATGGTTGCCGGGGACAACATAGACTGGGAAAGGTAATTGTGCTAGTCGATTGGCTAACCACTGATGATTGTCTCTTTCACCATGTTGTACTAAATCTCCAGGTAGTAATAAAAAATCTGGTCGATCGGCAACTAGCTGATCTAGAATCTGCTCAAAAGCTGGAATACTGACCTCAACCAGATGAAATCGATTTGGAGCATCCCAGATAGTATGTGGCAGGGCAATGTGCAAATCGCTGACAACGGCAAATTTGAAATTGAGTCTCATGATGGCTTTTTGAGCAGCGTTTCACTTAAATAGTAAGGGCATCTTAGGAAGAAAGTCCATAACACAGACTTAACGACAATAGTCTTTCGTGCATAAAAGCAAGCTTGCGTACTATCTACGTGCCTCACTTTGCTGAAGTCCACAATTGCAGGTTAGAAACCTCGCAGCACAACAGGCAAAGTGGATTACGTGTATCTAATGTATCGGGTACACGCAATCTGCACCTAGCAATCCACTAATTCTAACCCCCTAAATACAGTCAGCGGATTGTTATAACAGCTAGCCTTGGGCTTCTAAGAACTGACGTTGTTACAGACTTTAATCCTTCTAAACTAATCTCTAGGGGAATTCCCAAAAGAGCAGCAGCGGTGGCTATTAAACAGTTAGGTTCTAGGTCTCAGGTCTCAGGTCTCTTGGAGAAGCTTTGCTATCTTTAACAGATAATTGTAAATAGAGCTGTGAGTGTGCTCAGCTCTAGGATGAGGTGGTTGATCCGGCTGCTGAAAGTAAGGACGCTCACCGGTCATCTTAGACTGAGCGATCGCCACTTGCCTGTAAAATTCGTAGAAAGATGTTGACTCATTCAGTAGACTTTCAATAACTTGAGAAAGCGCAGTCAATGGGGTCTCAAGCTGGCGGCTAAGCCGAATATCTGCGATACACCAGTTGGCTAGCTCAGTCGCTAAAACCCCTGATGGCTCCGAGCTATGGTTAGCAATAAACTGTTTTATCTCATTAGCGGCCCTAACGGGTCTAGGAATAGCTGATTCACCTTTCATAAAGCTGCCGCTCTCTCTACCGATTGCTTCAGCGAGAGAGAACTTTCGCTCAGCTCGAATCTCTGTTTGAAGCTCGTCGGACAAAAAGCTATTAATAGAAGTCCGATCAACGGGCGTGATAGCTTTCTCGTCTAACTGAGGCATCAAATCCACCTGAGGCGTCAAGGTCTTTTTGTGTTTGGAAAAGGCCCCTAGTGAGAAGTATTTGGCTACCCAGTCTAAAAGAAAAGAAACCATGGGTTGGGGCTACGAGGCGAGTTGTAGCTCTTCAATGTGTTGAGCGACACGGTCAGTCCCATTGTAGAAATTTTGAAGAACAGAGGCATAAGCATCGCCTGCCAGCGTCTCCATATTGTGATCTGCGCCACGAGCAATAAAAATTTGCTTAGGGCTAGGGGTTGCGGCGTAGAGCTGACGACTAAATCTAGGGGGAACATCGAAATCCTGGTCGCCATGAACATAAAGGACCGGCATCTTTAGTTCCTTGACTTTGCTTAGAGAGTCGAAGGGCTCAGTTAATAGAATTTCGATGGGAAAGAACCGATAGATAGCTTTTGCCTCAACAGCATCCCTCATAGTAGTGAAGCTACTTTCGACGATAAGGCGATTAATTTCAAGATGATGACTAGCTAGGTCGATAGCAACGGCACCTCCGATAGAATGACCTGATAAAACAATGTTCTCTGGTGATACCTTACGGCTAAGCGTTAGATAGTTAAAAGCTGCGTCGGCATCAGCAAAGATGTTTGCTTCGTTCGGCGCAGGCCCACTACTCAGCCCATAGCCACGGTAGTCAAAAGCGAGGACAGAGCAACCTTGAGCATGATGGAATCGGATACGCTCGGTGTTATAGCTGATGTTCCCGTAGTTGCCGTGACAAAACAGCATAACGCGGCTGCTGTGAGGGTTAGGGACCCACCAGGCATGGAGGTACTCACTTTGACTTTCACCGCAGCCATCGCTGATAGGGATCCAAATGTCTTCATAGGCTAACCCTACGTCAGCCGGGGTCTTGATAAGCTGCGCTAAAGGGCGATAGATCAGCTTAGTTTGGATGCTGTAGAGAGCAAAACAAGCGCCTACATAGGCGATCGCAGCAGCGCTACTGGCCCATAATGTTGCCGAAAAATCTTTGGGTACTTTGGTCGCAAGAGCAGGAAGGGAGAATAAATTTTGGGGACCGAGCATGAGTGACGAGATGCAACCTATCAACTGTGTGGTGACTATAGTTTACCGCTCAGCTGCTAACAAAAAAGGTGCCTATGGGCACCTTTTTAACCTACACGCCCCAATCTTCAGATAGAAATCAGGGACGTTGTGAATTGCGATTCAAGATGTCTATTTACGAAGCCACTTGGATGCGATCGCACCGATAGCTGCGCCCACTAACGGATTGCTGAGAAACTTTAAGATAGCAGGCTGATCGGCGAGCACCTCTTGAAAGATATCAGGATGGGCAGTGTAGGCAAAAGAAGCGAGCTTACCCACATCATCCGCATTCATCTTACGAGCGCGATGGGTAGAGAGTCCGAGCTGTCTTTCAAGGTCACGATCACTTAACCCTCTTTCTTTGAAGTGCTTAAAGAACTCACGAGCAACGTCATCGCGCTCATTAGGCTTGATCTTTTCAATTGCGCTTCGCAACTCAGGGTCCATCTGGGCTGCTGGGACTCGTTCAGGGTGGAAAGCTCTTCTGAGCAAACCATGTCGCTCGTCGCGGGAGGATCTATCGGCAAAATCATCAAAGCTTTTGTATTTCTCGCTGAGGGCATCGTCACCGTTAGGTTCTAAGATCTCCTTGTTGCCACCTGCGAGGTCTTTCATGATCTCACGCTTGTACTTATCGCTGCTTGTAGACATAGGGCTCTCCAAATTGGCGTGGGGTTTGTGTATGAATGAAGAAGTTCGTGTGTTGAACTCAGTTTCTCCACTGGTTTTCTAGAACACAGTTCTTCTAAGATGTAATTTTTTAGATGCAGTCCTCTCTATTTTCTGGGTGTCTTTCCGAACTGCTTTCTATTTCTGATTTCTATTTCTGACTTCTTTTCTATTTCTGACTTCTATAGATCCTACGGCGTGCTGTATTCAACCTGACCAGATTGTGAGTCGTAGTCGGCTACTAGGATAGGAGCCTTGTCAGGAGCAAAGACAAGCACCTTCAAATCCTTGTTGGGAAAGCTCTTCCGAAATCCTTGAAGCAGAGACCTAGAAAGTTCCTTGACTTCGTTCGGCGCTACCTCTTCAGTAATGACAACACCAAGTTTATTGTTATCTTTGACATAGGCATCAGAGACTAGCCCTTGAGCAGCACTAACAACCCAGTCACCATATTCTTGACCCTTGGCAGAATTACCCCGCTCTAGCTGGGAGTAGCCGACCATAGAACCTGCTGGCGCTTCGGTAGTTGCTGTAGAGCAGGCGGTGGTTGAAACGGTAAGAAGTAGTACAAGCGCGATCGCTGTAATCCAGCGACGGCTGCGTTGAAAGAAAGTCATGACGTTTCCATGGTCCTTTTCCTAGACAGTATGTAGATATTGCATCACTAAAATGTGTTAGTTGCTTGCCTCTAAAGAAAGAGATTTCTGTTTTTTTACATTGCTTAGAGAAGGAACCTAAATTCCATAGCATAAAAATCGTTGAAGTTGTGTATCTTCTCCCTATCTTCCCATTTAGACAATAGAGTTAGGCGATAGAGTCTTGCTCTATAGGTGGCATGGAATATGGCATGAAATATCCAGAAAAGGGACCTGTTGCTGAGATTTCAATTTAATCGCTACACCACGCCTAACGAGGCATTCAGTCTTAAGGCAAGCTGAATAGCCGAGGTGTCGTGAAGACTCTTTCGAATATCGCACCTGCCAGATTAAACCATTGAGAGTCTCTATCTTCTAGAACATTTCTAAACTTCTAGAACATTTCTAAAGAGAGTGCTACTGAAGGTAGTCAGGACTAGTGAACTAGCTATCAATCTGTACGATAGAAAATAAGAATGTCATGAACAAAGTCAAAATCGATCAATATTGGCAAAGCTATTTAGGCACTTTGCCTAGTCAACAAAAAATAGATAGGTCTTACTTGATTGACCAGTTTGGAGATAGTCCTGCGCTTACGAATGAGCTGACTGGGCTAGTTCTTAATCGGGTGAAAACAGCTACCTGCTCTGCGTTATGGGAATGGGAAGCTGAACAAAGTCCGCTACCAAAGGTGGGCAGTAAGACTGTCATTCTAGATAGTGCTCAAAACCCAGCTTGCATTGTAGAGACAACGGAGATCATTGTTTGTCCGTTCAACCAGGTCGATAGGAAGTTTGCCTATGACGAAGGAGAAGATAACCGTAGTTTGGAATCTTGGCGGCGAGAACACTGGAAATATTTTTCTAGGGTTCTACCAAAGATTGGTAAGACCCCGACACCGACAATGCCTCTGGTCTGCGAACGGTTTCAAGTTCTATACTCTGTGTAACAGATTCTACCGGATTGCCTGCGTTACCTCTAGAATATGGTCGTAGCAAAAGCCATCAACGAGGATCTCTAATTTTTGTCTGAGCAGACTGTGCTGTGAGGGTATTGCTTCGATAAGTTGATGCAAGCGATCTCCATCAACCTGGGTAGCAGCAGTGTGTAGCGATCGCACCCATTCGGCAGGCATCACAGCAATCTCCTCGACCTCCAACAGCGAAGTCTGAGCAACGGTTCTTTTTTTCAGTACGTCTAGCAGCTGATTCAATGCTTCTGTCTGCTCACTCAAGGTAGTGTTACTCGCTTCAATGCTAGAGAGATGAAGAACTTCGTTTATGGTCGTGAGAAGCTGATTGCCGCTCCGGTAGATAATAGAAAGGTTATCTTTTTGTTCTGCTGTAAGGTTGTCGTGGCTAATCAACACCTGAGAGAAGCCCAAGATAGCATTGAGGGGGGTTCGTAACTCGTGGCTCATGTTTGCTAGAAAGGCACTTTTTGCTTGATTGGAAGCATCGGCCTGTTGCTTTGCCTGCTCGAGGTCAATCGTCCGTTGCTGAATGCGGGCTTCTAGCGCTTCGTTGTTATTTTCTAGAGCTACCAGTGAGTCTTGTAGCTGGCTGGCCATCTGACTTAGCGAATCAGCTAGAGCGTCAACTTCTCTAATGCCTTGAGAAAATGTCTGACGAGCGATACTTTGGTTTTGAGACGACGGGTTAGATGAAATTTGTGGTGGAAAATTATCTGCGCTTAGATCTGTTTGTAGAGGACCTGTTTGTGCTCTTTGGGCGATCGCTTGAGCAATCTGGTTGAGCGCTAGTATGGGCTGATTGATGCGCCGTGCCGTTAGCCAACCAATAAGGGAAGCTAATAGCAAAGCTGCTAGGCACAACAGAATAGTCGTACGAGTGTTGCGACGAATATCTCCCATGAATTCTGCTTCTGGAATAACCACTACTACTAACCAGTCAATTCCGCGCAGGTCATTGAAGCGTGAGACCTGAACAAACTGATTCTGACCATCGATTGAGAATTCTAACTGAGCAGTATTGGTCAAGCTGTTCATAGAGATCGCTTCATCTACCCCCTGCGCTGTTTGGCGAGTGATGGCATTAGCGCTGTCAACTGCCTGCAGTCTTTGAACTCTGCCTGCTTCAGTTCTAAGATAGGGGGTTTCATCGGTTGAAGTAGCCACAAGCAGCCCAGAGCTTTCCATAATAAAAGCCTGTCCCTGCGTACCAATATCCAGGCCACTCAACACTTGACTGATATCATCCAAAGAAAAATCTGTGGCAACGACTCCCAGCAGCTCATCGCTGAGACTATACACTGGCAGTGCTGCACTTAAGGTAAGCTGCTGTAGCTCCCACTCTAGGTAGATATCGGTCCAAACTTCGTCTTGAGCTGCCACCGCTGCCTGATACCAAGGACGAGTACGAGCATCGTAGGTATCTAAGCGGGCTTCTAGTAGCTGTGTGCGATCACCTCGCTCATTCAATTCATAGACCTGTCCTTTAAAGTCAGTTGCAGGTTCATTTACTACCGCATTAAAGTTGTTCTCGACTGTGCGGGTAACGCCTACAAATGCTCCTTCTGCTTGAGAACCAAAATAGAGCCAGGTGATGTTATCGAGAAACTGCATCTGCTGCCAAAGATACTGCTCACTGCTGCGGTTTTGAGTTTGGAGAGTATTGCGGCGAACGGCATCTGCATTGATTTGATTCAATAGATGAGGACGCTCAGCATAATTGGCTAGCTCGGCCAGAATCCGATCAGAAACTTCACTTCTTAGCCGAGAAGCCACCTGGTTCACGGCCCGCTGTCCATTCCGCAGCGAGAAATAACCTGTTAGCCCAACAACCGCAAATATCTGAATCAAGAAAGGAATGACCAGCACAGATCGAAGTGACCGGGACCTGCGGCTTAGATTCGATAGTGGAGAAATCAGAGAAAGAGGCACTTTTGCTGACATATGGCTGTTCAGAGGCTGCTAATTAGCTTTGCTACGAAGACCCTTTCACGAACATAGCAGATGATCGGGAAGAAACCGGGAAGGTATGAACAGCTACTTTCTTCTCGTTTAGTTCTCGATTGTTTTTTATCTTTTAACTGTTGATGACGGTGACTATCACTGTCTCATCCCTATCTCTGTTATTGAGCCATCTCGGAGTATCAATAATGATTTATCGCGCTTTTATCTTTTCTATCGCCACATTGCTGTTTTATACGCCTTCGTTGGTAAAAAGCCTTTCAGGGAAAGTCATATCATCTCAAATCTCTCTGAACGCATCTGGTTACTCTTCTTCTGATGCTTTTCAGTCAGCGATAGGTAACGAAACAATTCAGACAAAATTACCCACTAGTCCAACCTTCTAGGCTTTTCCCCTGGGTTTTAAACACAGGTACTTAACTCTTTGACCATCATTCTTTGATCACCAAAGCACTCTTCATAACTCTACTATCCATAGCTTTGGCCACAGCTCGTGGCAGTCATAGCCTTCTTCAGCTTGCGTCCGACAGCTATATCCAAGAATAAAGGATACTTACCATGACTACTAACACCTATCATCTCCCTCAGCTAAACTTTCTTGATAAAACCCAACAAAGTGAAAATCGCTTATTTATCACTGATGGCGGTCTAGAAACAGATCTTATTTTTCAGCAGGGAATACATTTGCCTGACTTTGCAGCCTTTGTACTATTGAACGATGTGATGGGTGTTGCGGCCCTTAGACGCTATTTTGAAAAGTACGTGGCGATCGCTCATAGATATGGCGTTGGTCTGATACTAGAAAGCCCAACCTGGCGGGCGAACAGCGATTGGGGCGATCGCTTAGGCTATGATGCTGAGGCGCTAGCACGGGTCAATCAACAGGCGATCACGCTGCTTCACACTATTCGCTTAGAAGCTCAAAACCCAACTTCTGTTGTAATTAGCGGTTGCATCGGCCCTAGGGGTGATGGCTACAGTCCCAGTAGCCAAATGGATATTCAGAGCGCTCAGGAATATCACACTGCTCAGGTTGAAACCTTTGCCTTAAGCTGCGCTGCGAATAGAGCCGATATGGTTAGCGCACTGACTATGACCTATGTTGAAGAGGCTATTGGCATCGCTTTCGCGGCTCGAAAGGCTCGTATCCCGGTGACCATTTCATTTACCGTAGAAACAGATGGCCGCTTACCATCTGGTCAGTCTCTTAGATCAGCGATCGAGCAAGTTGATCAAGCTACAGACTGTGCGCCAGCCTACTATATGATTAACTGTGCACATCCAACTCATTTTCAGCAAACAGTCGCCGTCGACGAACCTTGGACTGAGCGCATCTATGGTATCCGCTCAAATGCTTCTCGCAAAAGTCACGCTGAACTAGATGACTCAGACACTCTAGATCAGGGCAGTCCTGTCGAGCTAGGTTGGCAGTCTGTAGAATTAGCCAAAAGCCTACCTAATTTAGCTGTATTAGGCGGTTGCTGTGGTACGGACTATCGTCATATCGAAGCCATTTGTCAAGCCTACTGTTCTTCCATGGATCACAGTATCACTCCTAGTCAAAAGAGCCCAATTGAGGATAGTTCAGCTATCGACTATCACAAGGAAATAACTCTTTTTGATAGATCCTTTTAGCTATTGCAATTCCGTCTACAGCTTGCAGCATACTCAAACGCAATCGTCCTTTTCCTATAAAGATAAGTGCTTAGCAAAAAGCAAGATACATTTGGCTGTTTGCTATTGTTGCATCTGCAATCGAGCATCTCTGAATGAACATAGAAAAAGGCTCAGAGCAACTGAGCCTTTTATCGTTCTTTTGTAGGAACTCGTAGACGGCAAATTCGACCATCGAATTTGTCATGGAAAATTTGAACTAACCGCCCGCAACCGCAGGAACGATGCTCACTTCATCGCCATCTTTTAAAGCGGTGTTTTTGTTGTCTAGAAACCGAATATCTTCAC
It includes:
- a CDS encoding tetratricopeptide repeat protein is translated as MSGSLVEQYLALIDRIVEQTLKGNVRSKEQVRSQLEAAVETGTGEIFERSLGTRITEIEAQLEGSLKAARILRALKTIESEWQKGQKDRQAASGIVIAADQLRQAEAAERPNIFLSFIDPNQPNNLNRKQLKQLAKSLSEDELAPWQRGILSGLANYERIEPELVSWLYTSAGQPIGFGERAQGGPWVVWQKASTGLPSLLFTALAKNEPVEAITRTAVDVASWIDLAVTLHFLQRSLIVWFDKQPYSAKAGKQLSYSTSLIFAAIWGRLSQGFITAGSSSYRTLGDGCFQLMLQILRTFSQRDDFPLYGGVFASFSGDYLQDTLDYFSEPLTQVEGTQEKARILTLLGYSKQMLGRASEAKAFYEQALKIARSAEDLACETADLCHLARNAVLEKDYEQGVEISQRALILARQRGDQIGTANALVNLGYAQVLQARANDIGDTAVYDSAIAYLEQGLALAGKQGDFQSQALAYNSLGIGYVMCDRPQDGLNILTKGAEAVKGSGNIYLQGLYTLYTAEAHHALRHSDEAIFYSVLSMHLLNSIGSEDWRQAAGLASILQGQLGEEAFQQTLEKYRRQLTPVMSMEGYEALTALLEKYREQ
- a CDS encoding metallophosphoesterase: MRLNFKFAVVSDLHIALPHTIWDAPNRFHLVEVSIPAFEQILDQLVADRPDFLLLPGDLVQHGERDNHQWLANRLAQLPFPVYVVPGNHDVPRKERTLANNNQTISRVALTDFPQIYRQFGYTDSKQLYYQQEILPGVHLIGLNSNTFDESGEQIGTGFIDEEQFSWLDAQLKKLAGKFVMVMVHHNVLEHLPNQAKSKLGQRYMIKNAPKLVSRLQAAKVPLAFTGHLHVQDIAKSGNFYAITTGSLVSYPHPYRLMSVSTNAQGLRQVNIETRRVESLADWPTLQQTSKQWMGDRSFPFILRLMTDPPLSLSPEQAESYAPYVKDFWATVAAGDAWFDYKKLPEKVQRYFRRFNAVGEDGKEKFIDNNAVLLLR
- a CDS encoding alpha/beta hydrolase gives rise to the protein MLGPQNLFSLPALATKVPKDFSATLWASSAAAIAYVGACFALYSIQTKLIYRPLAQLIKTPADVGLAYEDIWIPISDGCGESQSEYLHAWWVPNPHSSRVMLFCHGNYGNISYNTERIRFHHAQGCSVLAFDYRGYGLSSGPAPNEANIFADADAAFNYLTLSRKVSPENIVLSGHSIGGAVAIDLASHHLEINRLIVESSFTTMRDAVEAKAIYRFFPIEILLTEPFDSLSKVKELKMPVLYVHGDQDFDVPPRFSRQLYAATPSPKQIFIARGADHNMETLAGDAYASVLQNFYNGTDRVAQHIEELQLAS
- a CDS encoding ASCH domain-containing protein gives rise to the protein MNKVKIDQYWQSYLGTLPSQQKIDRSYLIDQFGDSPALTNELTGLVLNRVKTATCSALWEWEAEQSPLPKVGSKTVILDSAQNPACIVETTEIIVCPFNQVDRKFAYDEGEDNRSLESWRREHWKYFSRVLPKIGKTPTPTMPLVCERFQVLYSV
- a CDS encoding cache domain-containing protein, whose protein sequence is MSAKVPLSLISPLSNLSRRSRSLRSVLVIPFLIQIFAVVGLTGYFSLRNGQRAVNQVASRLRSEVSDRILAELANYAERPHLLNQINADAVRRNTLQTQNRSSEQYLWQQMQFLDNITWLYFGSQAEGAFVGVTRTVENNFNAVVNEPATDFKGQVYELNERGDRTQLLEARLDTYDARTRPWYQAAVAAQDEVWTDIYLEWELQQLTLSAALPVYSLSDELLGVVATDFSLDDISQVLSGLDIGTQGQAFIMESSGLLVATSTDETPYLRTEAGRVQRLQAVDSANAITRQTAQGVDEAISMNSLTNTAQLEFSIDGQNQFVQVSRFNDLRGIDWLVVVVIPEAEFMGDIRRNTRTTILLCLAALLLASLIGWLTARRINQPILALNQIAQAIAQRAQTGPLQTDLSADNFPPQISSNPSSQNQSIARQTFSQGIREVDALADSLSQMASQLQDSLVALENNNEALEARIQQRTIDLEQAKQQADASNQAKSAFLANMSHELRTPLNAILGFSQVLISHDNLTAEQKDNLSIIYRSGNQLLTTINEVLHLSSIEASNTTLSEQTEALNQLLDVLKKRTVAQTSLLEVEEIAVMPAEWVRSLHTAATQVDGDRLHQLIEAIPSQHSLLRQKLEILVDGFCYDHILEVTQAIR
- a CDS encoding homocysteine S-methyltransferase family protein, with translation MTTNTYHLPQLNFLDKTQQSENRLFITDGGLETDLIFQQGIHLPDFAAFVLLNDVMGVAALRRYFEKYVAIAHRYGVGLILESPTWRANSDWGDRLGYDAEALARVNQQAITLLHTIRLEAQNPTSVVISGCIGPRGDGYSPSSQMDIQSAQEYHTAQVETFALSCAANRADMVSALTMTYVEEAIGIAFAARKARIPVTISFTVETDGRLPSGQSLRSAIEQVDQATDCAPAYYMINCAHPTHFQQTVAVDEPWTERIYGIRSNASRKSHAELDDSDTLDQGSPVELGWQSVELAKSLPNLAVLGGCCGTDYRHIEAICQAYCSSMDHSITPSQKSPIEDSSAIDYHKEITLFDRSF